The following are from one region of the Camelus dromedarius isolate mCamDro1 chromosome 16, mCamDro1.pat, whole genome shotgun sequence genome:
- the CCDC43 gene encoding coiled-coil domain-containing protein 43 isoform X2, whose protein sequence is MAAPSEEAAAAAGENDGVGSGFGSWLDERLEALGVDRAVYGAYILGVLQEEEEEEKLDALQGILSAFLEEDSLLNICKEIVERWSETQSVVTKVKKEDEVQAIATLIEKQAQIVVKPRMVSEEEKQRKAALLAQYADVTDEEDEADEKDDSGATTMNVGSDKCILLCVHHHVFLHRIFLRLCSETPMWKMSSMPENWSETRFGMSPKGRRNKTSCRGRGTN, encoded by the exons ATGGCGGCGCCCAGCGAAGAGGCCGCGGCTGCCGCCGGCGAAAACGATGGAGTGGGCAGCGGCTTTGGATCGTGGCTAGACGAACGGTTGGAGGCGCTGGGAGTGGACCGAGCCGTTTACGGCGCCTACATCCTGGGtgtcctgcaggaggaggaggaagaagagaagctgGACGCGTTGCAGGGTATCCTCTCTGCTTTCCTG GAAGAAGATTCCCTCCTTAACATCTGCAAGGAGATTGTGGAACGATGGTCAGAAACTCAGAGTGTTGTCaccaaagtgaaaaaagaag aTGAGGTCCAGGCCATTGCCACCCTCATTGAGAAGCAGGCACAGATTGTGGTGAAGCCCAGGATGGTGTCAGAagaggagaagcagaggaaagCTGCCCTCCTGGCCCAGTATGCTGACGTGACAGACGAAGAGGA TGAAGCAGATGAGAAGGATGATTCAGGTGCCACCACGATGAACGTTGGTTCTGACAAATGTATCCTTCTCTGTGTCCATCACCATGTGTTTCTCCATAGAATCTTCTTGAgg CTCTGTTCCGAAACACCAATGTGGAAGATGTCCTCAATGCCCGAAAACTGGAGCGAGACTCGCTTCGGGATGAGTCCCAAAGGAAGAAGGAACAAGACAAGCTGCAGAGGGAGAGGGACAAACTAG
- the MEIOC gene encoding meiosis-specific coiled-coil domain-containing protein MEIOC produces MPRPRCRDGREARQPVRLGLGIAARADRTGGRAGPPRRAGEGGARGIGLEGREGTLGAEPKVAFRGGANRCWNLSADASSRLTDVFNSVMLTGSPSFYDCYKSQRDMMPEIYSFIFRIQTERNDYGSETDLYGLVSNILEEQDKSQPYFAEGTCFSNLKSIWPVNTSRFADHHDLLTETKRPIDIAISQQAFYSGESVSAVEKQYLHNSNLIPQQKIDELYHGFTGLDLEEQWMYPSRSDHSNCYNIQTNDTAKTTFQEYPFIKNCFTPQTGLSDIMKESGIDTYSYGREKICAKGLEAPLQQKRAEMFLSQCNRYNENADYCRYPEYAHPNKAKLNKCLNFSVQDSKKLASGTPETPTVEVDTYTKLFQIKPANQKKLEETIPDQQNFTFPKTTPHLTEKQFAKEAAFTADFGLKSEYGLKPHTACAANDFANATEKQQLAKSDPPNSEYFKSVNLLANSATSSGGINLNRTTWMNVQTKNNIPIPYRNQGNLMKLSSHLSAASKGSNRSSDYPQLSSTNLTPNSNLFQKYCQENSSAFSSFDFGYNGAERIQSVNHMEGLTKTGEENLFESVTDKKIKQPNGFCDNSSAQQYGIIENVNKHNFQAKPQSGHYDPEEGPKHLDGLSQNTYQDLLESQGHFNSHRQGSGDNINSRVNRTQTSCFSNNFMMGDLRHNQSFQQLGSNGFPLRPTHPFGHSVVPLLDSYDLFSYDDLSHLYPYFNDMMYGDNSFSGLVPTFGFQRPVKTRSGPASELHIRLEECCEQWRALEKERKKTELALAKNYPGKKVSSTNNTPIPRLTSNPSRVDRLIVDELREQARVVTLLGKMERLRSSPLHANISTALDRHLESIHIVQSRRKDEIVNASNRQRQGVPRCQDDRDVFALASAIKEMCVATRKARTTLWCALQMTLPKTASTAGQTDAEKVLQDIVNCEDKVHESLNSSNPMNQRGEANKH; encoded by the exons ATGCCCCGGCCGCGCTGCAGGGACGGTCGGGAGGCGCGGCAGCCggtcaggctggggctggggatcgCGGCGCGGGCTGACAGGACGGGCGGCCGAGCCGGGCCGCCCCGTCGGGCGGGCGAGGGCGGCGCCCGGGGTATAGGGCTAGAAGGCAGAGAGGGAACCCTGGGGGCGGAA CCGAAAGTCGCGTTCCGTGGAGGTGCGAATCGCTGCTGGAACCTCAGTGCCGACGCCAGCAGTCGGTTAACAGATGTCTTCAACAGCGTGATGCTGACTGGCTCCCCTTCCTTCTATGATTGCTACAAATCGCAG CGTGACATGATGCCCGAAAt atattcatttatctttaggattcaaacagaaagaaatgacTATGGTAGTGAAACAGACTTATATGGACTTGTGTCTAACATTTTGGAAGAACAAGATAAATCACAGCCATATTTTGCTGAGGG GACCTGCTTCTCCAATTTAAAGTCAATTTGGCCAGTGAACACAAGCAGATTTGCAGATCACCATGACCTCTTAACAGAAACCAAAAGGCCAATAGATATAGCCATCTCTCAGCAAGCTTTTTATAGCGGTGAATCTGTGTCAGCAGTGGAAAAGCAGTATCTGCATAATAGTAATCTCATACCGCAACAAAAAATAGATGAACTTTATCATGGATTTACTGGTTTAGACCTTGAAGAACAATGGATGTACCCCTCACGAAGTGATCATTCTAACTGTTATAATATTCAGACAAATGATACAGCTAAGACAACATTTCAAGAATATCCATTTATCAAAAACTGTTTTACACCACAAACTGGTCTGTCTGACATCATGAAAGAGTCAGGAATTGATACGTACTCTTACggaagagagaaaatatgtgCTAAAGGTCTTGAAGCTCCATTACAGCAAAAGAGGGCAGAGATGTTTCTTTCCCAATGTAATAGATACAATGAAAATGCAGATTATTGTAGATACCCAGAATATGCTCATCCTAATAAGGCTAAGCTGAATAAGTGTTTGAATTTTAGTGTCCAAGATAGTAAAAAATTAGCCAGTGGCACACCTGAAACACCAACTGTAGAAGTAGACACCTACACAAAGTTATTTCAGATTAAACCAGCAAACCAGAAAAAATTGGAGGAGACAATACCTGACCAGCAGAATTTCACATTTCCAAAAACTACACCACATCTGACAGAAAAACAGTTTGCAAAGGAGGCAGCATTTACTGCTGATTTTGGCTTAAAATCAGAATATGGACTAAAACCTCACACAGCTTGTGCAGCTAATGATTTTGCTAATGCCACAGAAAAGCAACAGCTTGCTAAATCTGACCCTCCAAATTCTGAGTATTTTAAATCAGTGAATTTACTAGCAAACTCAGCAACATCTTCAGGAGGTATCAACTTAAATagaacaacatggatgaatgtccaaacaaaaaataacattcCTATTCCTTATCGAAATCAAGGTAACTTGATGAAATTAAGTAGTCATTTAAGTGCAGCTTCAAAGGGTTCTAACCGTTCTTCAGATTACCCCCAACTATCATCTACAAATTTAACCCCAAATAGCAATTTATTTCAGAAGTATTGCCAAGAAAACTCTTCAGCATTTTCTAGTTTTGATTTTGGTTACAATGGTGCAGAAAGAATTCAATCTGTCAATCACATGGAAGGACTGACAAAGACTGGAGAAGAAAATCTCTTTGAATCTGTTACcgataaaaaaataaagcagccaAATGGATTTTGTGATAACTCTTCAGCTCAGCAGTATGGGATCAttgaaaatgtaaacaaacataATTTTCAAGCTAAGCCCCAGAGTGGACATTATGATCCTGAGGAAGGTCCAAAGCATTTAGATGGCTTATCTCAAAATACTTATCAAGACCTGTTGGAGTCACAGGGTCATTTTAATAGCCATAGACAGGGAAGTGGAGACAATATTAACAGCCGTGTGAATCGCACACAGACGTCATgcttttctaataattttatgaTGGGAGATTTAAGGCATAATCAGAGTTTTCAACAACTTGGTTCAAATGGGTTTCCCCTAAGACCCACCCACCCATTTGGCCATTCAGTTGTTCCACTGTTGGATTCCTATGATTTGTTTTCTTACGATGACTTAAGCCATTTATACCCTTATTTTAATGATATGATGTATGGTGATAATTCCTTTTCTGGTCTTGTACCAACTTTTGGATTTCAAAGACCAGTTAAAACTCGTAGTGGACCAGCCAGTGAACTTCATATTCGTCTAGAAGAGTGCTGTGAACAATGGAGAGcattagaaaaggagagaaaaaag ACTGAATTGGCCCTTGCCAAGAATTATCCAGGGAAAAAAGTGTCCAGTACTAACAATACTCCAATTCCAAGACTGACCTCCAACCCATCTAGAGTTGATCGCTTAATTGTGGATGAACTTCGAGAACAAGCCAGA GTTGTGACTTTACTAGGCAAAATGGAACGTCTTCGAAGCTCTCCCCTTCATGCCAATATCTCTACAGCTCTTGATAGACACTTGGAGTCCATTCACATTGTACAGTCACGTAGAAAGGACGAAATTGTTAATGCTTCAAATCGGCAAAGGCAAGGGGTTCCTAGATGCCAAGATGACAGAG ATGTTTTTGCCCTTGCTTCAGCAATTAAAGAGATGTGTGTAGCTACTCGGAAAGCACGCACTACCCTGTGGTGTGCACTGCAGATGACCTTGCCAAAAACAGCCAGTACAGCTGGCCAAACAGATGCGGAGAAGGTTTTACAAGATATAGTAAACTGTGAAGATAAAGTCCATGAAAGCCTAAATAGTAGCAATCCAATGaaccagagaggtgaagcaaaCAAACATTAA
- the CCDC43 gene encoding coiled-coil domain-containing protein 43 isoform X1: MAAPSEEAAAAAGENDGVGSGFGSWLDERLEALGVDRAVYGAYILGVLQEEEEEEKLDALQGILSAFLEEDSLLNICKEIVERWSETQSVVTKVKKEDEVQAIATLIEKQAQIVVKPRMVSEEEKQRKAALLAQYADVTDEEDEADEKDDSGATTMNVGSDKSLFRNTNVEDVLNARKLERDSLRDESQRKKEQDKLQRERDKLAKQERKEKEKKRTQRGERKR, from the exons ATGGCGGCGCCCAGCGAAGAGGCCGCGGCTGCCGCCGGCGAAAACGATGGAGTGGGCAGCGGCTTTGGATCGTGGCTAGACGAACGGTTGGAGGCGCTGGGAGTGGACCGAGCCGTTTACGGCGCCTACATCCTGGGtgtcctgcaggaggaggaggaagaagagaagctgGACGCGTTGCAGGGTATCCTCTCTGCTTTCCTG GAAGAAGATTCCCTCCTTAACATCTGCAAGGAGATTGTGGAACGATGGTCAGAAACTCAGAGTGTTGTCaccaaagtgaaaaaagaag aTGAGGTCCAGGCCATTGCCACCCTCATTGAGAAGCAGGCACAGATTGTGGTGAAGCCCAGGATGGTGTCAGAagaggagaagcagaggaaagCTGCCCTCCTGGCCCAGTATGCTGACGTGACAGACGAAGAGGA TGAAGCAGATGAGAAGGATGATTCAGGTGCCACCACGATGAACGTTGGTTCTGACAAAT CTCTGTTCCGAAACACCAATGTGGAAGATGTCCTCAATGCCCGAAAACTGGAGCGAGACTCGCTTCGGGATGAGTCCCAAAGGAAGAAGGAACAAGACAAGCTGCAGAGGGAGAGGGACAAACTAGCCAAGCAGGAGCgcaaggaaaaggagaagaaaaggacacaaagagGGGAGCGAAAGCGATAA